From the genome of Argentina anserina chromosome 4, drPotAnse1.1, whole genome shotgun sequence, one region includes:
- the LOC126791408 gene encoding uncharacterized protein LOC126791408 gives MNIKILGSSNNRKHYIFFFQFLRRICGIMYVTRPFSWYKKSPADLSLPPPEGPNSGILVIQDEEPKFCLNLFKSDMIQDLPLPQNKSLELYYAQGFYPSRELHFFKVLFIPVLNLPLSSNQYYAIYPYGKDRGEGYTSSKVDEIDMDPACCFSSCPNDVLPQRFDPQNIYQQYQIDIHKKLVNISGGFAAKSMAKDGCPPDALSRRGWKLTCSTASEFELVDAQGLDTALRSQLPGFDFPLMNVVVGKWYCPFMFVKEMRPLKSMYYEMTLEQRWKQIFVIESSKEHGIGNAVNVDVVMQSEVVVVVVGGRERECDEKIVDDGVMWFKSVSNLGEETRVGLSLAIVERMKWEQERVGWVGGDEAGDVRVERVEKYGGMGQWKKFACFVLVEKFMLKRMNGSLLINHEFKHTHKIKCKWE, from the exons ATGAACATTAAAATCTTAGGATCCTCCAATAACAGAAAGCattacatttttttctttcagttttTAAGAAGAATCTGCGGCATAATGTATGTGACAAGGCCATTCTCATGGTACAAAAAGTCTCCTGCAGATCTTTCATTGCCTCCTCCTGAAGGTCCAAATTCAGGTATTCTTGTTATTCAAGATGAAGAACCCAAATTCTGTTTGAATTTGTTCAAGAGTGATATGATTCAAGATCTGCCTCTTCCTCAGAACAAAAGTCTAGAGCTTTACTATGCACAAGGGTTTTATCCATCAAGAGAActtcatttcttcaaagttTTATTCATTCCAGTTCTCAATCTGCCCCTGTCTTCCAATCAGTACTATGCAATATATCCATATGGGAAGGATAGAGG GGAAGGGTACACAAGTTCAAAAGTGGATGAAATAGACATGGACCCTGCTTGTTGCTTCAGCAGCTGTCCTAATGATGTACTGCCGCAACGATTTGATCCCCAAAACATTTACCAGCAGTATCAGATTGATATTCACAAAAAACTTGTGAACATTTCTGGGGGCTTTGCTGCTAAGTCTATGGCTAAAGACGGTTGTCCGCCAGATGCATTGTCGAGAAGAGGGTGGAAGCTCACTTGCTCAACGGCAAGTGAGTTTGAATTAGTTGATGCACAAGGCCTAGACACTGCTCTCCGTTCCCAACTTCCTGGTTTTGATTTCCCATTAATGAATGTGGTTGTAGGGAAGTGGTACTGTCCATTCATGTTTGTCAAGGAAATGAGGCCTTTGAAATCAATGTATTATGAGATGACACTTGAGCAGAGATGGAAACAAATATTTGTGATAGAGAGTAGTAAGGAACATGGTATAGGCAATGCTGTGAATGTGGATGTTGTTATGCAAAGTGAGGTGGTTGTGGTTGTGGTAGgagggagggagagggagTGTGATGAGAAGATAGTTGATGATGGGGTAATGTGGTTCAAGAGTGTCAGCAATTTGGGTGAAGAAACAAGAGTTGGGTTGAGCTTGGCAATTGTGGAGAGGATGAAGTGGGAGCAAGAAAGGGTTGGGTGGGTTGGGGGAGATGAAGCAGGCGATGTGAGAGTGGAGAGAGTTGAGAAATATGGAGGGATGGGGCAGTGGAAAAAGTTTGCATGTTTTGTATTGGTAGAGAAGTTTATGTTGAAAAGAATGAATGGGAGCTTGTTGATTAACCATGAGTTCAAGCACACTCATAAGATTAAGTGTAAATGGGAATGA
- the LOC126792427 gene encoding uncharacterized protein LOC126792427, with amino-acid sequence MYVTRPLSMYRSSPDSLSLPTPEGPNSGYLVLHDEESDETLCFGCCKDPQVQGLPFPQNKELTLRYSKNYKECLAFIPVLDKPLSANTYYVIRRDGRHRGKVYTNSKEEDMADCCCGKAIQDVKLKPLDPSDLYQQIEIIPRKNSGYFTAKAVASDGLPPYGLRMKYWRVNMETPHCYQLGAAPGLDASKRSGLPGFDFPLSKDCSEAMVVGRWYCPFLFIKEGGLELKHQMKQCMFYEMRLEQRWERIFDKYNEGNSNNANAVFVDAFVQREAVLVAGSEAFYDNHDTINVIDDGFMWFKSYDGVGGERSVGLSLKIVERMKWEQERVGWVDGNGGKMRVERVEEFKGNGKWNKFACYVLVERFVLKRMDGSLALLTYDFKHTHQIRGKWE; translated from the exons ATGTATGTAACAAGGCCTCTGTCTATGTATAGAAGTTCTCCTGATTCACTGTCACTACCAACACCGGAAGGACCAAACTCCGGTTATCTAGTACTCCATGATGAAGAATCCGATGAGACTTTATGTTTCGGATGTTGCAAAGATCCTCAGGTGCAAGGCTTGCCTTTCCCTCAGAATAAGGAGCTCACACTGAGATATTCCAAAAACTATAAGGAGTGTCTTGCCTTCATTCCTGTTCTTGATAAGCCTTTATCTGCGAATACATACTATGTAATACGCCGGGATGGGAGGCACAGAGG GAAAGTGTACacaaattcaaaggaagaggACATGGCAGATTGTTGTTGTGGGAAAGCTATTCAAGATGTAAAACTAAAGCCATTGGATCCATCAGACTTGTATCAGCAAATTGAGATAATTCCAAGGAAGAACAGCGGTTACTTTACTGCCAAGGCTGTTGCTTCAGATGGCTTACCTCCTTAtggtttgaggatgaaatattGGAGAGTCAATATGGAAACACCCCATTGTTACCAACTAGGTGCAGCTCCAGGACTCGATGCTTCGAAGCGATCAGGCCTTCCTGGATTTGATTTTCCATTGTCGAAAGACTGTTCTGAGGCTATGGTAGTTGGCAGATGGTACTGTCCTTTCTTGTTCATCAAGGAAGGCGGACTGGAGTTGAAGCACCAGATGAAGCAATGCATGTTCTATGAAATGAGACTGGAGCAAAGATGGGAGAGGATTTTCGACAAGTACAATGAAGGAAACAGCAACAATGCCAATGCTGTGTTTGTGGATGCATTTGTTCAAAGAGAGGCGGTTCTTGTTGCTGGAAGTGAAGCTTTCTATGATAATCATGACACAATAAATGTAATTGATGACGGTTTCATGTGGTTTAAGAGCTATGATGGTGTTGGGGGAGAGAGGAGTGTAGGTTTGAGCTTGAAAATTGTTGAGAGAATGAAATGGGAGCAAGAAAGAGTTGGATGGGTTGATGGGAATGGAGGGAAAATGAGAGTGGAGAGAGTAGAAGAGTTTAAAGGAAATGGCAAGTGGAATAAATTTGCTTGTTATGTGTTGGTGGAGAGGTTTGTGTTGAAGAGAATGGATGGAAGCTTAGCACTATTGACATATGATTTCAAGCACACTCACCAGATTAGGGGCAAATGGGAATGA